The following are encoded in a window of Geobacter metallireducens GS-15 genomic DNA:
- a CDS encoding cytochrome c7, protein MKKTAITIAFVATSAFAAHVFAADVFEFPASMGKVTFPHKMHQEMLKDCKKCHENGPGKIKDFGKDWAHKTCKGCHTELKKGPVGCTDCHKK, encoded by the coding sequence GTGAAAAAAACAGCTATCACCATCGCCTTCGTCGCCACTTCTGCCTTTGCCGCACATGTTTTCGCCGCCGACGTATTTGAATTCCCCGCATCAATGGGTAAAGTGACATTCCCCCATAAAATGCACCAGGAGATGCTGAAGGACTGCAAGAAGTGCCACGAAAACGGACCGGGCAAGATCAAGGACTTCGGCAAGGACTGGGCCCACAAGACCTGCAAGGGGTGCCATACCGAGCTGAAGAAAGGCCCGGTCGGCTGCACGGACTGCCACAAGAAGTAA
- a CDS encoding OmpA family protein, whose translation MKKQVAITVAAACLAFSATAHSESRIKEGALSVSPFGGYTFFDRDSDLKSRPTGGLRLGYNFTENVAVEGSGAYTDTKYDNGNGSSNVYRYGAELLYHFIPQSRVVPFLAAGLGGITYEGREGVPDADRTDGILTAGGGVKLFLVDRIALRADGRNIFTFNDALNHQEVTAGLDFQFGGGKAAPAPVKAEPKPEPKPEPKKVVATAPLDSDGDGVPDNLDKCPDTPAGVKVDSVGCPLDSDGDGVPDYLDKCPGTPAGVKVDSVGCPLDSDGDGVPDYLDKCPGTPAGVKVDSVGCPLDTDGDGVPDYLDKCPDTPKNAAVDKNGCPEKVCITLKVEFDFDKANIKPEFRDEIKRVADFLKEYPDATAVIEGHTDSKGTVKYNQKLSERRAKAVMKNLVDEFGISAKRLSAKGYGETKPVADNATEEGRQKNRRVVANIDCGLKKRK comes from the coding sequence ATGAAGAAGCAAGTAGCAATTACCGTTGCCGCGGCGTGTCTGGCATTCTCCGCTACCGCCCACAGTGAGAGCCGCATCAAGGAAGGTGCTTTGTCGGTGAGCCCCTTCGGTGGGTACACGTTCTTCGACCGGGACTCTGATCTCAAGAGCCGGCCCACCGGCGGTCTCAGGCTCGGCTACAACTTCACCGAGAACGTGGCAGTCGAGGGTTCGGGAGCCTATACCGACACCAAGTACGATAACGGCAATGGAAGCTCCAATGTCTATCGTTATGGCGCCGAGCTCCTCTATCACTTTATTCCCCAGTCACGGGTTGTGCCGTTCCTGGCAGCGGGGCTCGGCGGTATTACCTACGAAGGCCGTGAAGGTGTGCCCGATGCAGATCGGACCGACGGGATACTCACTGCCGGCGGCGGTGTGAAGCTCTTCCTTGTGGATCGTATTGCGCTTCGCGCCGATGGCCGCAACATTTTTACCTTCAACGATGCTCTGAATCATCAGGAAGTCACCGCCGGCCTCGATTTTCAGTTCGGCGGCGGCAAGGCTGCTCCGGCTCCGGTCAAGGCTGAACCGAAGCCCGAGCCCAAGCCCGAGCCCAAAAAGGTTGTCGCTACTGCACCCCTCGACAGTGACGGCGATGGCGTACCCGACAATCTGGACAAGTGCCCCGATACCCCGGCCGGCGTCAAGGTCGACAGCGTCGGCTGTCCGCTGGACAGCGACGGTGACGGCGTACCCGATTACCTGGACAAGTGCCCCGGCACCCCGGCCGGCGTGAAGGTCGACAGCGTCGGCTGTCCGCTGGACAGCGACGGTGACGGCGTACCCGATTACCTGGACAAGTGTCCCGGCACCCCGGCCGGCGTGAAGGTCGACAGCGTCGGCTGCCCACTGGATACGGATGGTGACGGCGTACCCGACTACCTGGACAAGTGCCCCGATACGCCGAAAAATGCCGCCGTCGACAAGAACGGCTGCCCGGAGAAGGTCTGCATCACCCTGAAGGTTGAGTTCGACTTCGATAAGGCCAACATCAAGCCCGAGTTCCGCGATGAGATCAAGAGAGTGGCCGACTTCCTCAAAGAGTATCCCGACGCCACTGCGGTGATCGAAGGGCATACCGACAGCAAAGGAACTGTGAAGTACAACCAGAAGCTCTCCGAGCGCAGGGCCAAGGCCGTCATGAAGAACCTGGTCGACGAATTCGGAATCTCCGCCAAGCGTCTTTCTGCCAAGGGGTATGGCGAGACCAAGCCGGTTGCCGACAACGCCACCGAAGAAGGGCGCCAGAAGAACCGCCGCGTAGTGGCCAACATCGACTGCGGGCTGAAGAAGCGCAAGTAA
- a CDS encoding cold-shock protein yields MANGTVKWFNDSKGFGFLEQENGEDVFVHFSAINGDGFKSLTEGDRVTFDVVKGPKGLQAANVTRV; encoded by the coding sequence ATGGCAAACGGTACAGTAAAGTGGTTCAACGACAGCAAGGGGTTTGGTTTTCTGGAGCAGGAGAACGGCGAGGACGTATTTGTCCACTTCTCGGCCATCAACGGCGACGGTTTCAAATCCCTTACTGAAGGTGATAGGGTAACGTTCGACGTCGTCAAGGGCCCGAAAGGCCTGCAGGCGGCCAACGTAACCAGGGTGTAA
- a CDS encoding YqaA family protein: MEQLLTTHSLPALFGLSFLASTLVPIGSEWLLVTLLLKHHDPALAVGVATVGNWLGACTTYAIGMWGGPFLVRRVLRIDEATERRADRLYGRYGSWSLLFSWLPVIGDPLCLVGGILRVRFIRFSLLVGSGKLARYAFIAWITVRGM, from the coding sequence ATGGAGCAGCTCCTGACAACCCATAGCCTTCCGGCCCTCTTCGGCCTGAGTTTCCTTGCGTCTACCCTGGTCCCCATCGGTTCCGAGTGGCTTCTGGTCACGCTCCTCCTCAAGCATCATGACCCGGCGCTGGCGGTGGGCGTGGCAACCGTCGGCAACTGGCTCGGGGCCTGCACCACCTACGCCATCGGCATGTGGGGCGGCCCCTTTCTGGTGCGCAGAGTCCTCAGGATCGACGAGGCGACGGAGCGCCGGGCCGACCGTCTCTATGGCCGGTACGGCTCCTGGTCCCTTCTCTTTTCGTGGCTGCCGGTCATCGGCGACCCCCTCTGCCTTGTGGGAGGAATCCTCCGGGTGAGGTTCATCCGGTTCTCGCTCCTTGTGGGGAGCGGAAAACTGGCCCGCTACGCCTTTATCGCCTGGATCACCGTGCGGGGGATGTGA
- the glp gene encoding molybdopterin molybdotransferase MoeA produces the protein MISIEEAQQIILSHTGLLGTEEVPLLHALHRVIAEDVHAPWDIPGADHSAMDGYTFAYDDVQGGSLEVCGFLPAGVAPTEPVSPGCAMKIMTGAPIPPGCDTVVPVEDVLEEGTTIRLRGMVKRGDHIRRRGEEVNAGDLVVASGSLLRPPEIGILSSLGKTTATVFRKARVAVLSTGDELLQPGSIPEPGKIINSNSTSIAAQLLEAGAEPLMLGIARDDLETTRRKISDGLQADLLVTTGGVSVGDRDFVRDALLDLGGEIKFWKVAMKPGKPVAFAMVRGKPVFALPGNPVAAMVAFEQFVRPALLTMMGHARILRPVVRGTLEEAIRNRGGRPHFVRVSVRLEAGRYRLATTGDQGSARLSSLTSGNGLVKLPPDAAIVAGSEVEVQLLDRHFEMGHP, from the coding sequence ATGATCTCCATTGAAGAAGCGCAACAGATCATCCTTTCCCACACGGGGCTTCTGGGAACCGAGGAGGTTCCCCTGTTGCACGCGCTTCACCGGGTGATCGCGGAGGATGTCCACGCGCCGTGGGATATCCCGGGGGCCGACCATTCGGCCATGGATGGCTACACCTTTGCCTACGACGACGTGCAGGGGGGAAGCCTCGAGGTCTGCGGCTTCCTTCCTGCCGGCGTGGCACCGACGGAGCCGGTTTCCCCCGGCTGCGCCATGAAAATCATGACCGGCGCTCCGATTCCCCCCGGTTGCGATACCGTTGTTCCCGTGGAGGATGTGCTGGAGGAAGGTACAACCATTCGCCTGCGGGGGATGGTCAAGCGGGGCGACCATATCCGCCGCCGTGGCGAGGAGGTGAACGCCGGTGATCTGGTCGTTGCCTCCGGAAGCCTCCTGCGCCCTCCGGAGATCGGCATCCTCTCTTCCCTGGGGAAGACGACAGCCACCGTGTTCCGCAAGGCCCGCGTCGCGGTTCTCTCCACCGGCGACGAGCTGTTGCAACCCGGCTCCATCCCGGAGCCGGGCAAGATCATCAACAGCAACAGTACCAGCATTGCCGCCCAGCTTCTGGAGGCGGGGGCCGAGCCGCTCATGCTCGGCATCGCCCGGGATGATCTGGAGACTACCCGGCGCAAGATCAGCGACGGGCTCCAGGCCGATCTCCTCGTCACCACCGGCGGCGTGTCGGTGGGGGACAGGGACTTTGTCCGCGATGCGCTCCTGGACCTGGGGGGAGAGATCAAATTCTGGAAGGTGGCCATGAAGCCGGGGAAGCCGGTGGCCTTTGCCATGGTCCGGGGGAAACCGGTCTTTGCCCTGCCGGGGAACCCGGTGGCGGCCATGGTCGCCTTCGAGCAGTTCGTCCGTCCAGCCCTCCTGACGATGATGGGGCATGCCCGCATCCTTCGGCCCGTGGTCCGGGGAACCCTGGAGGAGGCCATCAGGAACCGGGGAGGGAGGCCCCACTTTGTACGGGTGTCGGTCCGCCTCGAGGCGGGGCGCTACCGGCTGGCCACCACCGGCGACCAGGGGTCGGCGCGGCTTTCATCCCTCACCAGCGGCAACGGGCTCGTGAAGCTCCCTCCCGACGCCGCCATCGTCGCTGGCAGCGAGGTGGAGGTGCAGCTCCTGGACCGGCACTTCGAGATGGGTCACCCCTGA
- the aroF gene encoding 3-deoxy-7-phosphoheptulonate synthase: MIIVMKAGAAKKDRDEVIKRIKELGYKPHVIHGTTRDVIGAVGDERGKLVLQSIESMHGVESVVPILKPYKLASKEVKVEPSIIRISDAVSIGGKEIIVMAGPCSVEGEEQIIETAKAVKAAGAQVLRGGAFKPRTSPYSFQGLEEEGLKLLAKAREITGLPIVTEVVNPETADLVAEYSDILQIGARNAQNFALLKKVGQLRRPVLLKRGMSMTIQEFLMSAEYVLSEGNQSVILCERGIRTFETATRNTLDLSAIPVLKGMTHLPVIADPSHGTGNYHYVAPMALAAVAAGADGLMIEVHPDPERASSDGPQSLKPKKFDALMTKLRLVAESVDRIV, from the coding sequence ATGATCATCGTCATGAAAGCAGGTGCAGCGAAAAAGGACCGGGACGAGGTAATCAAGCGGATCAAGGAGCTGGGGTACAAGCCCCACGTGATCCACGGAACCACGCGGGACGTGATCGGGGCCGTGGGGGACGAGCGGGGGAAGCTGGTGCTGCAATCGATCGAATCGATGCACGGGGTGGAGAGCGTGGTCCCGATCCTCAAGCCCTACAAACTCGCCTCCAAGGAGGTGAAGGTGGAGCCGAGCATCATCCGGATCAGCGATGCGGTGAGCATCGGCGGCAAGGAGATCATCGTCATGGCCGGCCCCTGTTCGGTGGAAGGGGAGGAGCAGATCATCGAGACGGCCAAGGCGGTGAAGGCCGCCGGCGCCCAGGTGCTCCGCGGTGGGGCGTTCAAGCCGCGCACCTCCCCGTACTCCTTCCAGGGCCTTGAGGAAGAAGGACTCAAGCTTCTGGCCAAGGCCCGGGAGATCACCGGCCTTCCCATCGTTACCGAGGTGGTGAATCCCGAGACGGCGGATCTCGTGGCCGAGTACTCTGACATCCTCCAGATCGGCGCCCGCAATGCCCAGAACTTCGCCCTGCTCAAGAAGGTCGGGCAGCTCAGGCGGCCGGTACTCCTCAAGCGGGGCATGTCCATGACCATCCAGGAGTTCCTCATGAGCGCCGAGTACGTCTTGAGCGAGGGGAACCAGTCGGTGATCCTCTGCGAGCGGGGAATCCGCACCTTCGAGACGGCAACTCGCAATACCCTTGACCTCTCCGCCATCCCGGTCCTCAAGGGGATGACGCACCTGCCGGTCATTGCCGACCCCTCCCACGGTACCGGTAACTACCACTACGTGGCCCCCATGGCGCTGGCCGCCGTTGCCGCCGGGGCCGACGGGCTAATGATCGAGGTGCATCCCGATCCGGAACGGGCCTCGTCGGACGGTCCCCAGTCCCTCAAGCCCAAGAAGTTCGATGCCCTCATGACGAAACTCAGGCTCGTTGCCGAGTCCGTGGACCGGATTGTCTAG
- a CDS encoding vWA domain-containing protein: MPKRNIENAIVRMLKRKPFYGRFLLGLRREGGNGGHPLGVTVRDGVPTLAVNAPLFGAEPPQVQEGLLEHTIKHLIHLHMFRRKGRNNHDWDLACDLAINPSIEHLPADALLPRAFKLEEGLAAEEYYALLVDPFDTGSLKGYGTGNASRDSGGKKESGEDEEQSVATVDDHAIWDDADATPVRLAEEVVRGMVRDAYRACDGEVPADIRQVVAGMLAPSPIPWRQVLRQFVATAGRTGRQTTWMKEHRRFVHITPGTRKMRRLNLLIGIDVSDSTNSVELREAFAQELVRISRGRESTITVLYANSRIQRIDAFRGVASVVEIYEGGGFTDLRPVFSFARTMHPLPAAVIYLTDGIGPVPEPMEFPTLWVLTRDGEKPAPWGAEVRLEV, translated from the coding sequence ATGCCCAAGCGGAATATCGAAAACGCCATTGTTCGGATGCTGAAGCGTAAGCCTTTCTACGGCCGGTTCCTCCTGGGACTACGCCGGGAGGGAGGGAACGGCGGCCACCCCCTCGGGGTGACGGTGCGGGACGGGGTGCCAACCCTGGCTGTGAACGCCCCTCTCTTCGGGGCCGAGCCCCCGCAGGTTCAGGAAGGGCTCCTGGAGCACACCATCAAGCACCTGATCCACCTCCACATGTTTCGCCGCAAGGGAAGAAACAACCACGACTGGGACCTGGCCTGCGACTTGGCCATCAACCCCTCCATCGAGCACCTCCCCGCCGATGCGCTCCTCCCCCGGGCCTTCAAGCTGGAGGAAGGGCTTGCGGCTGAGGAGTACTACGCCCTCCTCGTCGACCCCTTCGACACGGGAAGCCTCAAGGGGTACGGCACGGGAAACGCCTCGCGGGATAGCGGGGGGAAGAAGGAGTCCGGGGAGGACGAGGAGCAGTCCGTGGCGACAGTGGACGACCACGCCATCTGGGACGATGCCGATGCCACGCCGGTGCGTCTTGCCGAGGAAGTGGTGCGGGGGATGGTGCGCGACGCCTACCGGGCCTGTGACGGAGAGGTGCCGGCCGACATCCGGCAGGTGGTGGCGGGGATGCTCGCCCCCTCGCCGATTCCGTGGCGCCAGGTGCTCCGGCAGTTCGTGGCGACGGCGGGGAGAACGGGCCGGCAGACCACCTGGATGAAGGAGCATCGCCGTTTTGTTCATATCACGCCCGGGACCCGAAAAATGCGGCGCCTGAACCTCCTGATCGGAATCGACGTGAGCGATTCAACCAACAGCGTCGAACTGCGGGAGGCCTTCGCCCAGGAGTTGGTCCGGATCTCCCGGGGACGGGAGTCAACTATCACCGTACTTTACGCCAACAGCCGAATCCAGAGGATCGACGCTTTCCGTGGAGTTGCGTCGGTAGTTGAAATCTACGAAGGGGGAGGGTTCACCGATCTGCGGCCGGTTTTCAGTTTTGCGCGGACCATGCACCCCCTCCCTGCTGCGGTTATCTACCTTACCGACGGCATTGGTCCGGTGCCGGAACCGATGGAATTCCCTACCCTCTGGGTGCTGACGCGGGATGGTGAAAAGCCGGCGCCGTGGGGGGCGGAGGTTAGACTGGAGGTATGA
- a CDS encoding sigma-54 interaction domain-containing protein, with the protein MGSEKGTIDPAVYRAILASMGDGIVFLDTEDCFAYINAAAEKIRGIRAENYLGRHILSIFGTHSNHTSERVRKLLAALRSGVLPFHVHIIETRGRVFENSYYPIRDKGGNYLGTLMMSRDITEKERLKAENLTLREQVLSEFGCCDLVGSSDVMRPIFQIINAAAAVDSTILITGESGTGKELVARAVHQHSARKDLPMIKVNCAALPDTLLESELFGHEKGAFTGAIKERKGKFEQAHGGTIFLDEIAEMPLAAQAKLLRVLQERTVERLGSTREIRVDVRIIAATNRDLRREVTAGRFREDLFYRLNVIPIHIPPLRERTEDILALARQFLNRFAEKMHKPVMEIAPEAQKALLEYNYPGNVRELENAVERAVALSLGSNLRLGDLPSEFTAPHPAGAQPLSPSAGPASLADSVHSMEKNAIEEALRSTGNKKGDAARLLGISRKTLWEKMKQLGVT; encoded by the coding sequence ATGGGGAGTGAAAAAGGAACTATTGATCCCGCTGTGTACCGGGCGATTCTGGCAAGTATGGGGGATGGAATCGTCTTCCTGGATACGGAGGACTGTTTCGCCTACATCAACGCGGCCGCAGAGAAGATCCGCGGCATCCGGGCGGAAAACTACCTGGGGCGCCATATCCTTTCCATCTTCGGCACCCATTCCAACCATACGTCCGAGCGGGTGCGCAAGCTGCTGGCCGCCCTCAGGAGCGGCGTCCTCCCCTTTCATGTCCATATCATCGAGACGAGGGGGAGGGTTTTCGAGAACAGCTATTACCCCATCCGCGATAAGGGAGGCAACTATCTCGGAACCCTGATGATGAGCCGCGACATCACCGAGAAGGAGCGGCTCAAGGCGGAAAACCTCACCCTTCGCGAGCAGGTGCTGTCCGAATTCGGCTGCTGCGACCTGGTGGGCTCCAGCGATGTCATGCGCCCCATCTTCCAGATCATCAATGCCGCCGCTGCCGTCGACTCCACCATCCTGATCACCGGCGAAAGCGGCACCGGCAAGGAGCTGGTGGCCCGGGCCGTCCACCAGCACAGCGCGCGCAAGGATCTCCCCATGATCAAGGTCAACTGCGCGGCCCTCCCCGATACCCTCCTGGAATCGGAACTCTTCGGCCATGAAAAGGGGGCGTTTACCGGTGCCATCAAGGAGCGCAAGGGGAAATTCGAGCAGGCCCACGGGGGAACCATCTTCCTCGATGAGATCGCGGAGATGCCCCTGGCGGCCCAGGCCAAACTGCTCAGAGTGCTGCAGGAGAGGACCGTGGAGCGCCTGGGGAGCACCCGGGAGATCAGGGTGGACGTGCGGATCATCGCCGCCACCAACCGCGACCTGCGCCGGGAGGTGACGGCGGGACGGTTTCGGGAAGACCTCTTCTATCGCCTCAACGTCATCCCGATCCATATCCCCCCCCTGCGGGAGCGGACCGAGGATATCCTCGCCCTGGCCCGGCAGTTCCTCAACCGGTTCGCCGAGAAGATGCACAAGCCGGTCATGGAAATCGCCCCGGAGGCCCAGAAGGCCCTCCTGGAATACAACTATCCGGGCAATGTCAGGGAACTGGAAAATGCTGTCGAGCGGGCCGTTGCCCTCTCCCTTGGCAGCAATCTGCGCCTCGGAGATCTCCCGTCGGAGTTCACCGCTCCGCACCCAGCCGGTGCTCAGCCGCTTTCCCCGTCCGCCGGTCCCGCTTCCCTGGCCGATAGTGTTCATTCCATGGAAAAAAACGCTATCGAAGAGGCCTTGCGCTCCACTGGCAACAAGAAGGGAGATGCCGCTCGACTCCTCGGTATCTCCCGGAAAACCTTGTGGGAAAAAATGAAACAGCTGGGGGTCACGTAG
- the moaA gene encoding GTP 3',8-cyclase MoaA, giving the protein MELIDTYGRRITYLRLSVTDRCNLRCRYCMPAAGVEKLGHGDILSYEDLFRIARAAVAVGIEKIRVTGGEPLVRKGIVPFLARLAKLPGLRELVLTTNGFLLPEMAGELRRAGVQRLNVSLDSFRPGTFRAITRGGDVWQVLAGIAAAEAAGFPPPKINMVVMRGVNDDEVLDFARLTIEHPYAVRFIESMPATREKNWQNLTIAGEEILERIGTQFSLEPVGKGSLAGPSRDFRLRGAAGTIGIITALSGHFCADCNRIRVTSTGMAKSCLFSDGGIDLKPFLRCEGSKPLAEALRNLACAKPACHGMSMERAEHRAFAMAAVGG; this is encoded by the coding sequence ATGGAACTGATCGATACCTACGGACGGCGAATCACTTACCTGCGCCTCTCGGTGACCGACCGCTGCAATCTCCGCTGCCGTTACTGCATGCCGGCCGCGGGGGTGGAGAAGCTCGGCCACGGCGACATCCTGAGCTACGAGGATCTCTTTCGGATCGCCCGGGCCGCCGTTGCCGTGGGGATCGAGAAGATCCGGGTGACGGGCGGGGAGCCTCTGGTGCGGAAGGGGATCGTCCCGTTCCTTGCCCGGCTCGCAAAACTCCCGGGGCTTCGGGAACTGGTCCTCACCACCAACGGGTTCCTCCTGCCGGAGATGGCGGGGGAACTGCGCCGGGCCGGGGTGCAGCGGCTCAACGTGAGCCTCGATTCGTTCCGTCCCGGCACGTTCCGGGCCATCACACGAGGTGGCGACGTGTGGCAGGTGCTTGCCGGGATCGCCGCCGCGGAGGCGGCCGGATTTCCGCCCCCCAAGATCAACATGGTGGTAATGCGGGGGGTGAATGATGACGAGGTGCTTGACTTCGCGCGGCTCACCATCGAGCATCCCTACGCGGTCCGCTTCATCGAGTCCATGCCGGCCACGAGGGAGAAGAACTGGCAGAATCTGACCATTGCGGGGGAGGAAATCCTTGAACGGATAGGGACGCAGTTCTCCCTGGAACCGGTGGGAAAGGGGAGCCTGGCGGGGCCGTCCCGGGATTTCCGCCTGAGGGGGGCTGCCGGCACCATCGGAATCATCACGGCCCTCTCCGGTCACTTCTGCGCCGACTGCAACCGGATTCGGGTCACCTCCACCGGCATGGCAAAGTCGTGCCTCTTTTCCGACGGCGGAATCGACCTCAAGCCCTTTCTCAGGTGCGAAGGTTCGAAGCCCCTGGCCGAGGCTCTCCGAAACCTGGCCTGCGCCAAGCCGGCGTGCCACGGCATGTCGATGGAGAGGGCCGAGCACCGGGCCTTTGCCATGGCGGCGGTCGGGGGGTAG
- a CDS encoding protoglobin domain-containing protein: MYSMQEIKAHYLFGDEDAETLKSLLSIAQANRELMIEDFYDYLLGIPETAAFLQDDTVLQRLKLSHGGWFVNLFRGVYDNQYLHDLQRVGHVHVKIGLNAHFVNAAMQKVRRFAVGMIRENFPDRDERRKKTEAVEKILDINLDIMTASYIEEELKKVFISKRLESLLVRATERFTYGLNLVLVLALVGVSLSVVGLFFWEIFHVFRGSVEKGILSALGTLLILWMMIELMDNEIKTLKGGRFNIQVFIGVVIIAIIREILISTLRHDPLETQVFLAGTLMVLGVVYYLVARSQQISPIR; this comes from the coding sequence ATGTATTCCATGCAGGAAATCAAAGCGCATTACCTGTTCGGCGACGAGGATGCCGAAACGCTGAAGTCGCTCCTCTCCATAGCCCAGGCAAACCGGGAGCTGATGATTGAGGACTTTTACGACTATCTCCTCGGCATTCCGGAAACGGCCGCGTTTCTCCAGGACGACACGGTCCTCCAGCGGCTCAAGCTGAGCCACGGCGGATGGTTCGTCAACCTCTTCCGGGGCGTTTACGACAATCAGTACCTGCACGATCTCCAGCGCGTCGGTCATGTTCATGTCAAAATCGGGCTCAACGCCCATTTCGTGAACGCGGCCATGCAGAAGGTGCGGCGTTTTGCGGTCGGCATGATCAGGGAGAACTTTCCCGACCGGGACGAGCGGCGGAAGAAAACAGAGGCGGTGGAAAAGATTCTCGATATCAACCTCGACATCATGACGGCCTCCTACATCGAGGAGGAACTGAAGAAGGTCTTCATTTCCAAACGGCTGGAATCGCTGCTGGTCAGGGCAACGGAGCGTTTCACCTACGGCCTCAACCTGGTCCTGGTGCTCGCCCTGGTCGGCGTGTCCCTTTCGGTCGTTGGTCTGTTTTTCTGGGAGATATTTCATGTCTTCAGGGGCTCCGTCGAGAAAGGGATCCTGAGCGCCCTCGGTACGCTCCTCATCCTCTGGATGATGATCGAGCTCATGGACAACGAGATCAAGACCCTGAAAGGGGGGCGCTTCAATATCCAGGTGTTCATCGGCGTGGTCATCATCGCCATCATCCGGGAAATCCTGATTTCGACGCTCCGTCACGATCCCCTGGAGACCCAGGTCTTCCTGGCCGGGACGCTGATGGTCCTGGGAGTCGTATACTACCTGGTCGCCCGAAGCCAGCAGATATCGCCCATACGCTGA